The proteins below are encoded in one region of Campylobacter helveticus:
- a CDS encoding DUF262 domain-containing protein, which translates to MAELRAETNSVLNYLSKNRFLIPMYQRNYVWGEDECEQLWDDIYHFYKNKEEDDRYFLGSMVIYEEDKLQNIIDGQQRTTTLLLLIRAIYEKAKNQEKGEVAKLKDNLADCLWDTHRRTGEIFYDKTHLKSEVATAKDNEKLSKLFEEKIEIDEKDKKLSLYEKNYLYFQRKIDNLALNEPTEWLGFCECLLYDCVILPIECGERDKALRIFNTLNNRGISLSTADILKGMIYASKKEDEKTEFAKEWQNLESLLQDSAYLKKEDIGFLFEQYEHIIRALHGELDTVIPTTLDFWTKKGKLNSKKKNVNFAANEDLLTQKESFEFVKKLGDFWANPYDYLSDKGKKYFAILSIFPNRLWKIVVSMCFYEAHKNKESLKELFDEVLPQISAYCALGLFYGKGGGAGLFWGFMKANVNLRDKKRRKIFEKSLNLPVLKMPSLENFINFSKNTIPKNMRYILALYALIYDEKQIFEWNSNKKNFSLTKLEIEHILPRKWQDNYYQLDEDEIKELIEQIGNKILIEKKLNISASNDFFAKKKEHYKTSFCTEVKELSKSAKKEWYKKEIDERNKQIYNNFGEFFSEIF; encoded by the coding sequence ATGGCAGAATTAAGAGCAGAAACAAATTCGGTTTTAAACTATCTATCTAAAAACCGCTTTTTAATCCCTATGTATCAAAGAAATTATGTTTGGGGCGAAGATGAATGTGAGCAACTTTGGGACGATATTTATCATTTTTATAAAAACAAAGAAGAAGATGATAGGTATTTTTTAGGCTCTATGGTCATTTATGAAGAAGATAAATTGCAAAACATCATAGACGGACAGCAACGCACCACTACACTTTTACTGCTTATCCGTGCGATTTATGAAAAAGCTAAAAATCAAGAAAAAGGAGAAGTGGCAAAGTTAAAGGATAATTTGGCAGATTGCTTATGGGATACGCACAGACGCACAGGGGAAATTTTTTACGACAAAACACATTTAAAAAGCGAAGTTGCCACAGCTAAGGACAATGAAAAATTAAGTAAGCTTTTCGAAGAAAAAATTGAGATAGACGAAAAAGACAAAAAGCTTTCTTTGTATGAAAAAAATTATCTTTATTTTCAAAGAAAGATTGATAATCTGGCTTTAAATGAGCCAACAGAGTGGCTTGGATTTTGTGAATGTTTGCTTTATGACTGCGTAATTTTACCCATAGAATGCGGCGAAAGAGATAAGGCTTTAAGAATTTTTAACACTCTAAATAACCGCGGCATTTCCTTAAGCACGGCGGACATTTTAAAAGGTATGATTTACGCAAGTAAAAAAGAAGATGAAAAAACCGAATTTGCAAAAGAATGGCAAAATTTAGAAAGTTTGCTTCAAGATTCTGCTTATCTTAAAAAAGAAGATATAGGCTTTTTGTTTGAGCAATATGAGCATATCATTAGAGCTTTACACGGGGAATTAGACACCGTTATCCCTACCACTCTTGATTTTTGGACTAAAAAAGGTAAGCTAAATTCTAAGAAGAAAAATGTCAATTTTGCAGCAAATGAGGACTTGCTCACCCAAAAAGAAAGTTTTGAATTTGTTAAAAAACTAGGCGATTTTTGGGCAAATCCTTATGATTATCTAAGCGATAAAGGTAAAAAATATTTTGCCATTTTAAGCATTTTTCCTAATAGATTATGGAAAATAGTCGTCTCTATGTGTTTTTACGAAGCGCATAAAAACAAAGAGAGCTTAAAAGAGCTTTTTGATGAAGTCTTACCTCAAATATCTGCTTACTGTGCGCTTGGTTTATTTTATGGTAAAGGCGGTGGAGCGGGGCTATTTTGGGGCTTTATGAAGGCTAATGTGAATTTAAGAGATAAAAAAAGAAGAAAAATTTTTGAAAAATCCTTAAATTTACCCGTTTTAAAAATGCCAAGTTTGGAAAATTTTATCAATTTTTCTAAAAATACTATCCCTAAAAATATGCGTTATATCCTTGCACTTTATGCTTTAATCTACGATGAGAAACAAATTTTTGAGTGGAATAGTAATAAAAAAAATTTTAGTCTCACAAAGCTAGAAATCGAACACATTTTGCCAAGAAAATGGCAGGATAATTATTATCAGCTTGATGAAGATGAGATAAAAGAGCTGATTGAGCAAATCGGTAATAAAATTCTTATAGAAAAAAAGCTTAACATCAGTGCTTCAAATGACTTTTTTGCCAAGAAAAAAGAGCATTACAAAACTTCATTTTGCACGGAGGTCAAAGAGCTTTCAAAAAGTGCTAAAAAAGAGTGGTATAAAAAAGAAATCGATGAGAGAAACAAGCAAATTTATAATAACTTTGGTGAATTTTTTAGCGAGATCTTTTAA
- the rbfA gene encoding 30S ribosome-binding factor RbfA, producing the protein MSEIKKLRTESILKELIPEALAHLDDENLKNLCVVDVECRKGRYDAFVYLDKMFFNTHEQERILNTLKKASRALQNYCMGEQGWYRCPNFHFKFDDRLEYQNHMDALFEKIKRKNDES; encoded by the coding sequence ATGAGCGAGATAAAAAAGCTTCGCACTGAAAGCATTTTAAAAGAGCTTATTCCAGAAGCTTTAGCACATTTAGATGATGAAAATTTGAAAAATCTTTGTGTTGTTGATGTGGAGTGTAGAAAAGGGCGTTACGATGCTTTTGTATATTTGGATAAGATGTTTTTCAACACTCACGAGCAAGAAAGAATTTTAAATACACTTAAAAAAGCCTCTAGAGCTTTGCAAAATTATTGTATGGGGGAGCAAGGCTGGTATAGATGTCCAAATTTTCACTTTAAATTTGATGATAGATTAGAATATCAAAATCATATGGACGCACTTTTTGAAAAGATAAAAAGGAAAAATGATGAATCTTGA
- the infB gene encoding translation initiation factor IF-2 yields the protein MTKVRIYEIANEVGYSSKEVIEKANELGLDIKSASNAVEAEVAAGIYEYIQTKTIPAIFKKEEKKSSKSPKKEVKKEAKPKEVKAKKEVKKEESKEQAKEEILLSNEIKQELKEEKNEPQSLASATLAKRRGLVIVKKKKDEEQEAKKEEVKPSASVAERPSLSMIFSNADENLKKKKKEKKAFAATKKENVEKMDFLESQDFGDISLDDEDEVVLPDFSVKEKEVVQNTIKKPPNFLRQNNSINFGEVGIQRRSRKKPPKRVEKKESEAITSLEIPKEIRVYEFADKLGKNTSEIISKLFMLGMMTTKNDFLDETAIEILAEEFGIEIKIIDEVSEFDYVKDYDMGDEESLEPRAPVITIMGHVDHGKTSLLDYIRNSRVVSGEAGGITQHVGAYMVEKNGRKITFIDTPGHEAFTAMRARGASITDIVIIVVAADDGVKPQTKEAINHAKAANVPIIIAINKMDKENANPDMVKTQLAEMEIMPVEWGGSYEFVPVSAKAGTGIEDLLEIVLLQADLLELKANSKTLAKASVIESSVQKGRGAVATIIVQNGTLKVGSTIVAGVAYGKVRAMSDDKGRALKEIKPGECGVIVGLSEVAEAGEILIAVKSDKEAKEYANKRHEYNRQKELSKSTKVSIDELGAKIKEGNLKALPVILKADVQGSLEAIKASLEKLRNDEIKVNIIHSGVGGITQSDIELASASEDSIVLGFNIRPTGEIKEKAKDKGVEIKTYNVIYNLLDDVKALLGGMMSPIISEEQLGQAEIRQVISVPKIGQIAGCMVSEGVINRGAKIRLIRDGVVVFEGNVSSLKRFKDDVKEVAKGYECGVGIEGCDDMRVGDYIESYKEVEQRVSL from the coding sequence ATGACAAAAGTTAGAATTTATGAAATCGCAAACGAAGTGGGCTATTCAAGTAAGGAAGTGATAGAAAAAGCTAATGAGCTAGGACTTGATATAAAATCCGCTTCAAATGCTGTGGAGGCCGAGGTTGCGGCTGGAATTTATGAGTATATCCAAACTAAAACTATCCCTGCAATTTTCAAGAAAGAGGAAAAGAAATCAAGCAAAAGTCCCAAGAAAGAAGTTAAAAAAGAAGCAAAGCCAAAAGAAGTTAAAGCGAAAAAAGAGGTAAAAAAGGAAGAGAGCAAAGAGCAAGCTAAAGAAGAAATTTTGCTCTCAAATGAGATTAAGCAAGAATTAAAAGAAGAAAAAAATGAGCCGCAAAGTTTAGCGAGTGCGACTTTAGCTAAAAGGCGTGGGCTTGTGATAGTCAAGAAGAAAAAAGATGAAGAGCAAGAGGCTAAGAAAGAAGAAGTAAAGCCTAGTGCTTCTGTAGCTGAGCGTCCTAGTTTGTCTATGATTTTTTCTAATGCTGATGAAAATTTAAAGAAAAAGAAAAAAGAGAAAAAAGCTTTTGCTGCCACAAAGAAGGAAAATGTTGAAAAGATGGACTTTTTAGAAAGTCAAGATTTTGGTGATATTTCTTTAGATGATGAAGATGAGGTTGTTTTACCTGATTTTAGCGTGAAAGAAAAAGAGGTAGTGCAAAATACTATTAAAAAACCGCCTAATTTTTTACGCCAAAATAATTCTATTAATTTTGGCGAAGTTGGCATACAAAGAAGAAGTCGCAAAAAGCCGCCAAAAAGAGTGGAGAAAAAGGAAAGTGAGGCAATTACGAGTTTGGAAATTCCTAAAGAAATTCGCGTGTATGAATTTGCAGATAAATTAGGCAAAAATACGAGCGAAATTATTTCTAAGCTTTTTATGCTTGGTATGATGACGACTAAAAATGACTTTTTAGACGAGACAGCGATCGAAATTCTAGCAGAAGAATTTGGGATTGAAATTAAGATTATCGATGAGGTGAGCGAGTTTGATTATGTGAAAGACTATGATATGGGAGATGAAGAGAGTTTGGAGCCTAGAGCACCTGTAATTACCATTATGGGACATGTCGATCACGGTAAAACTTCACTTTTAGATTATATAAGAAATTCGCGTGTGGTAAGTGGCGAGGCTGGAGGAATCACGCAGCATGTCGGTGCTTATATGGTGGAAAAAAATGGGCGTAAAATCACCTTTATCGACACTCCCGGACACGAAGCTTTCACGGCAATGCGTGCAAGAGGAGCGAGCATCACGGACATTGTCATCATAGTCGTAGCGGCTGATGATGGGGTTAAGCCTCAAACCAAAGAAGCGATTAATCACGCTAAAGCGGCTAATGTGCCTATAATCATAGCGATTAATAAAATGGATAAAGAAAATGCAAATCCTGATATGGTTAAAACCCAACTTGCTGAAATGGAAATTATGCCTGTAGAGTGGGGTGGAAGCTATGAATTTGTGCCTGTATCAGCTAAGGCTGGCACGGGGATAGAAGATTTACTTGAGATTGTGCTTTTACAAGCAGATCTTTTGGAGCTTAAGGCAAATTCTAAAACCTTAGCTAAGGCTAGCGTGATAGAAAGCTCCGTGCAAAAGGGTCGTGGGGCTGTGGCAACTATTATCGTGCAAAATGGAACGCTAAAGGTTGGAAGCACTATAGTTGCTGGTGTGGCTTATGGTAAAGTAAGGGCTATGAGCGATGATAAAGGTAGGGCTTTAAAGGAAATTAAACCGGGTGAATGCGGTGTGATAGTAGGACTTAGTGAAGTGGCTGAAGCGGGTGAAATTCTCATCGCGGTTAAAAGCGACAAAGAAGCAAAGGAATATGCAAACAAACGCCACGAATACAACCGCCAAAAAGAACTTAGCAAATCCACTAAAGTTAGCATTGATGAGCTTGGAGCTAAGATTAAAGAGGGGAATTTAAAAGCTTTACCTGTTATTTTAAAAGCTGATGTACAAGGCTCATTAGAGGCGATAAAAGCAAGTTTGGAAAAGCTTAGAAATGATGAAATTAAGGTTAATATTATCCATAGTGGTGTCGGTGGTATCACGCAAAGCGATATAGAATTAGCCAGCGCGAGTGAGGATTCTATCGTGCTTGGTTTTAACATACGCCCAACAGGTGAGATTAAAGAAAAAGCGAAAGATAAGGGCGTGGAGATTAAAACTTATAATGTCATTTATAATTTGCTTGATGATGTAAAAGCCCTGCTTGGTGGTATGATGAGTCCTATAATTTCTGAAGAGCAGCTTGGACAAGCTGAGATTAGACAAGTGATTTCTGTGCCAAAAATAGGGCAAATTGCAGGTTGTATGGTAAGCGAAGGTGTGATAAATAGGGGTGCGAAAATTCGACTAATTCGTGATGGTGTGGTTGTTTTTGAGGGTAATGTCAGCTCACTTAAGCGTTTTAAAGACGATGTGAAAGAGGTCGCTAAGGGTTATGAATGTGGCGTTGGGATAGAAGGCTGTGATGATATGCGTGTGGGCGATTACATCGAAAGCTATAAAGAAGTTGAGCAAAGAGTGAGTTTATGA
- the rimP gene encoding ribosome maturation factor RimP: protein MNLEALCGEAGVSLYDKELVSENGKKIYRVYIMKEGGVSLEDCARLSEILSPIFDVEPPVSGEYFLEVSSAGLERKLNTLEHFQKSVGEKVKISTNKKENFQGKLVKVEGEDIFLQDEEGEICIKFNQIKKAKTFIEW, encoded by the coding sequence ATGAATCTTGAAGCCTTATGTGGGGAAGCTGGGGTTAGTCTTTATGATAAAGAATTAGTGAGTGAAAATGGTAAAAAAATTTACCGTGTGTATATTATGAAAGAGGGCGGGGTAAGTTTGGAAGATTGTGCTAGACTAAGTGAAATTCTTTCCCCAATTTTTGATGTGGAGCCGCCTGTTAGTGGGGAGTATTTTTTAGAAGTGTCTTCCGCAGGACTTGAGAGAAAATTAAACACTTTGGAGCATTTTCAAAAAAGCGTAGGCGAAAAGGTTAAAATTAGCACAAATAAAAAAGAAAATTTTCAAGGAAAGCTTGTGAAGGTTGAGGGGGAGGATATATTTTTACAAGATGAAGAGGGTGAAATTTGCATTAAATTTAATCAAATTAAAAAGGCAAAAACCTTTATAGAGTGGTGA
- a CDS encoding histidine kinase, with translation MQDYKKIALKYLKTGDFENARIYLALAYEKKKEEHLLNLISLCEFGLKKAQEAKALLEFYLKYAKSKKVQKEFESILALVMFKADLKEELEDGYALNYKDFLESVKRVGFKKSFENIIFNTKLVIDDKKDFLDFLENLCKNGYKEAALDYMEDIFPHFWDNENFVKLQKQLRGFKSEDKTK, from the coding sequence TTGCAAGATTATAAAAAAATCGCATTAAAATATTTAAAAACAGGGGATTTTGAAAATGCAAGAATTTATCTTGCCCTAGCTTACGAAAAGAAAAAAGAGGAACATTTGCTTAATTTAATAAGCCTTTGTGAATTTGGACTTAAAAAAGCGCAAGAAGCTAAAGCTTTACTTGAATTTTATCTCAAATACGCTAAAAGCAAAAAAGTGCAAAAAGAATTTGAGAGTATTTTGGCTTTAGTGATGTTTAAGGCAGATTTAAAAGAAGAGCTTGAAGACGGCTATGCGTTAAATTATAAAGATTTTTTAGAAAGTGTTAAAAGGGTGGGTTTTAAGAAAAGTTTTGAAAATATTATTTTTAACACCAAACTCGTTATCGATGATAAAAAAGATTTTTTAGATTTTTTAGAAAATTTATGCAAAAATGGCTATAAAGAAGCTGCTTTAGATTATATGGAGGACATTTTTCCGCACTTTTGGGATAATGAAAATTTTGTAAAATTGCAAAAACAATTGAGAGGGTTTAAAAGTGAAGATAAAACTAAATGA
- a CDS encoding NifU family protein translates to MMPFSDEELVVPVKKSLEKSLPILERDGGGLEFLGVKGGVVYVHLIGACKGCASSGITLKYSLERQLKIDIHPEISIVNLEGGAEEFARL, encoded by the coding sequence ATGATGCCTTTTAGTGACGAGGAATTAGTAGTTCCTGTTAAAAAAAGTTTGGAAAAATCTTTACCGATTTTAGAAAGAGATGGGGGTGGGCTTGAGTTTTTGGGCGTGAAAGGGGGCGTGGTTTATGTGCATTTAATCGGTGCTTGCAAAGGGTGTGCATCAAGTGGAATCACGCTTAAATATTCTCTTGAAAGACAGCTTAAAATTGACATTCATCCTGAAATAAGCATAGTCAATTTAGAAGGTGGGGCAGAGGAATTTGCAAGATTATAA
- a CDS encoding multidrug effflux MFS transporter: protein MQKHTKIKGFAKFRLIVILALMSSIAPLSTDMYLPALSQVKQSFETSEFLTQLSIASFFIAFALGQLIYGPLSDVFGRKIPALVGIFLFMLSSLFCVIIDNIYIFIALRFFEALGGCAGVVIARAIVNDLFELKEAASIFALMMVFSALAPMLSPSLGGFLIEYFSWHSIFATLFGLGILLFLLILFALKESAPHLKRQKFSHKETLKSYHFVLKDKPFVLYVSCAALVLAAMFAYITGSSFVFISFFGLSEKDFGLLFGINALGFIIFANINAKIVKKIDSEKILFYALILMLISTLILFFNALIKPNFWLFEISIFTSIALLGFIAPNTTTLAMARFKDHSGTASAVLGTSQFALAGAISFIVSAVGANTPTILALVMLICVACANGLYFAMKR, encoded by the coding sequence ATGCAAAAACATACAAAAATAAAGGGTTTCGCTAAATTTAGACTCATTGTCATATTAGCTCTAATGTCAAGCATCGCACCACTTTCTACGGATATGTATTTACCAGCACTTTCGCAAGTTAAACAAAGCTTTGAAACGAGTGAGTTTTTAACCCAACTTTCTATTGCAAGTTTTTTTATCGCCTTTGCTTTGGGACAGCTCATTTATGGACCTTTAAGTGATGTTTTTGGGCGTAAAATTCCTGCTCTTGTTGGAATTTTTCTTTTTATGCTTTCTAGCCTTTTTTGCGTGATAATTGATAATATCTATATTTTCATAGCCTTGCGTTTCTTTGAGGCTTTGGGAGGGTGTGCTGGAGTTGTCATTGCTAGAGCTATTGTTAATGATTTATTTGAACTAAAAGAAGCGGCGAGTATTTTTGCACTGATGATGGTTTTTAGCGCTCTTGCACCTATGCTATCGCCTTCTCTTGGAGGCTTTTTGATTGAGTATTTTTCTTGGCATAGCATTTTTGCTACGCTTTTTGGACTTGGAATTTTGCTTTTTTTGCTTATTCTTTTTGCACTTAAAGAATCCGCCCCTCATCTTAAAAGGCAAAAATTCTCCCACAAAGAAACCTTAAAAAGCTATCATTTCGTCCTTAAGGATAAGCCCTTTGTCCTTTATGTGTCTTGTGCGGCTTTAGTTTTAGCGGCAATGTTTGCTTACATCACGGGTTCAAGCTTCGTTTTCATTAGCTTTTTTGGCTTAAGCGAAAAAGATTTTGGCTTACTTTTTGGCATTAATGCCTTAGGCTTTATCATCTTTGCAAATATCAATGCAAAAATTGTCAAAAAAATAGATAGTGAAAAAATTCTATTCTATGCTCTTATTTTAATGCTTATCTCAACTCTTATTTTATTTTTCAATGCCTTAATTAAACCAAATTTTTGGCTTTTTGAAATCAGTATTTTTACAAGTATAGCCCTACTCGGCTTCATCGCTCCCAACACCACAACACTAGCAATGGCGCGTTTTAAGGACCATAGTGGAACGGCTTCTGCTGTGCTTGGAACAAGTCAATTTGCTTTAGCTGGGGCGATTTCTTTTATCGTAAGTGCAGTTGGTGCAAACACGCCTACAATTTTAGCTTTAGTGATGCTTATTTGTGTCGCGTGTGCAAATGGGCTTTATTTTGCGATGAAGAGATAA